A genomic segment from Trueperaceae bacterium encodes:
- a CDS encoding DtxR family transcriptional regulator: MSKADRMKVSTSIEDYLKAIWLIAKDASASTNALAEQLNVAAPSVSSMLGKLQDLGFVEHEPYHGVRLTPSGSRRALRLLRGHRLIETFLLEHLGYTWAEVHEEAERLEHAVSERFTERLADLLGHPTHDPHGDPIPGPAGDFPNTPNTPLAELEVGQILEVSRLMTQAPDVLTYIAQLGIHPGQRIQVRKTEPIGGLIHVYFGNRTEILSKELAMLIRGQVGS, from the coding sequence ATGTCCAAGGCCGATCGCATGAAGGTTTCTACCTCCATAGAGGACTACCTCAAAGCTATATGGTTGATTGCCAAGGACGCATCTGCCTCAACTAATGCCCTTGCTGAGCAACTCAATGTGGCAGCACCTTCTGTTTCATCGATGCTAGGTAAATTACAAGACCTAGGGTTCGTCGAGCACGAACCCTATCACGGAGTACGCCTCACTCCCTCTGGTTCCCGCCGAGCACTGCGACTTCTACGGGGACATCGTCTGATAGAAACATTTCTGCTTGAACACCTAGGGTACACCTGGGCTGAAGTTCACGAAGAAGCAGAACGCCTTGAGCATGCTGTAAGTGAACGCTTTACTGAACGCCTTGCCGATTTATTAGGGCATCCGACCCACGATCCACATGGTGACCCAATACCAGGGCCAGCGGGTGACTTCCCAAACACTCCTAACACCCCGCTTGCTGAACTTGAGGTTGGCCAAATCCTCGAGGTTTCTCGACTAATGACTCAGGCACCAGACGTCTTAACTTACATAGCACAACTTGGTATACACCCAGGACAACGTATTCAAGTCAGAAAAACGGAACCCATCGGGGGCCTCATTCATGTCTATTTTGGCAATCGTACAGAGATTTTATCAAAGGAGCTAGCTATGCTCATTCGTGGTCAGGTGGGTTCCTGA
- a CDS encoding FAH family protein: protein MNLVQYQDNYKRALALVEGERLRNLTRFDRLYDLAWAAIETGVSLCDLIKEVVSDDYIDYEAMINSSNLLPPIDHVDPAHMLITGTGLSHLGSAATRDVMHSDFQDDAATTDSMRMFNWGIKGGKPSPGEVGVQPEWFYKGDGSIVVPPEGELASPSFALDGGEEPEIAGIYMIGPDATVYCLGFALANEFSDHITEQKNYLYLAHSKLRPCSFGPEIRTGQLPGKVTGVSSIVRDGKVVWTKPFLTGEANMSHSIDNLEHHHFKYSVFRRPGDIHIHFLGTATLSFADDFVTCDGDQFVIEAAAFGKPLRNRLCIAKGQEFHRRFL, encoded by the coding sequence ATGAACCTTGTGCAGTACCAAGATAATTACAAGCGTGCATTGGCATTAGTCGAAGGTGAAAGACTAAGAAATTTGACGAGATTTGATCGACTTTACGATCTTGCTTGGGCCGCGATTGAGACAGGGGTGTCTCTTTGTGATCTTATTAAGGAAGTAGTAAGTGACGATTACATAGATTATGAAGCGATGATTAATTCCAGCAATCTTCTCCCTCCGATAGACCATGTTGACCCTGCTCACATGCTCATAACAGGAACGGGCCTAAGTCATCTAGGAAGTGCTGCAACACGTGATGTGATGCATTCTGATTTCCAGGATGATGCTGCCACGACTGATTCTATGAGGATGTTTAATTGGGGTATCAAGGGTGGTAAACCAAGTCCTGGTGAGGTGGGAGTTCAGCCCGAGTGGTTCTACAAGGGAGATGGCTCAATTGTGGTACCTCCGGAAGGTGAACTTGCCTCCCCATCATTTGCCCTTGATGGGGGGGAAGAACCGGAGATTGCTGGCATATATATGATCGGTCCTGATGCCACGGTCTACTGTCTCGGCTTTGCATTAGCAAATGAATTTTCGGACCATATTACCGAACAGAAAAACTATCTGTATCTTGCTCACTCTAAACTCCGACCCTGCTCATTCGGGCCCGAGATTCGTACCGGACAACTCCCAGGCAAAGTAACGGGCGTCAGTTCTATTGTGCGAGATGGAAAGGTAGTGTGGACCAAACCTTTCTTGACTGGCGAGGCTAACATGTCTCATTCCATCGATAATCTAGAACACCACCATTTTAAGTACTCGGTATTTCGGCGGCCGGGCGACATTCACATCCACTTTTTAGGCACAGCAACCCTAAGCTTTGCCGACGACTTTGTGACTTGCGACGGCGATCAATTTGTTATCGAAGCAGCAGCTTTCGGAAAGCCTTTAAGAAACCGTTTATGTATAGCTAAGGGTCAGGAATTTCACCGAAGGTTTTTGTGA
- the phnE gene encoding phosphonate ABC transporter, permease protein PhnE, with translation MKPELAQKIQTHNRQRKIQVGIFLGIVVTLLVLALPGAEIDLNKLYKGLPRMSDFLGRMVPPDTSVMSTVLTSTLETLQIAFVGTFFSVLLSFPLALLVATNLSPPWLAQPLRWLLGGIRSVPLILLALFFVSTVGLGPFPGVLAITVHSVGMLAKFYAEAFENADPGVLEALDSAGSTLLQRVRFGVFPQVAPDLIRDTLFRLELNFRESLILGLVGAGGIGFYIQLYIRSFQYERVATLTITLLLIVVVVELVSNKLRQHLR, from the coding sequence ATGAAGCCTGAGCTTGCACAAAAAATTCAAACCCATAATAGGCAACGGAAGATCCAGGTGGGCATCTTCCTAGGGATTGTTGTGACCCTTTTGGTGTTGGCTTTACCTGGAGCTGAGATTGATCTAAATAAATTATATAAAGGCCTGCCTCGAATGTCGGATTTCTTAGGCAGGATGGTCCCGCCTGACACTTCAGTAATGTCGACGGTTCTTACCTCAACCTTAGAAACTCTTCAGATCGCCTTTGTGGGAACGTTTTTCAGCGTATTATTATCCTTTCCCCTTGCCCTCTTGGTTGCCACTAACCTTTCACCACCATGGTTAGCGCAGCCACTGCGATGGCTTCTTGGTGGAATCCGCTCAGTGCCCTTGATACTGCTGGCACTATTCTTTGTCAGTACGGTTGGTTTAGGTCCATTTCCCGGTGTCCTTGCAATAACAGTTCATTCGGTTGGGATGCTCGCTAAGTTTTACGCCGAGGCATTCGAAAACGCTGATCCTGGTGTTCTAGAAGCTCTCGACAGTGCCGGATCAACACTTTTGCAACGCGTTAGGTTTGGCGTCTTCCCACAAGTGGCGCCCGATCTTATCCGCGACACTCTTTTCCGACTTGAGCTTAACTTCCGAGAATCGCTAATACTTGGTCTTGTTGGTGCTGGAGGAATCGGGTTTTACATACAGCTTTACATTCGCTCTTTCCAATACGAAAGAGTCGCTACTTTAACTATTACCCTCCTGTTGATCGTAGTTGTTGTCGAACTAGTCAGTAACAAACTCCGCCAGCATCTCCGGTAA
- a CDS encoding phosphonate ABC transporter ATP-binding protein, with the protein MSRNSPVQKHSPIVPEIGRDISAPDGAPVVSLLGGVSVNYPNSSFGMTLPDLTITQGERVALVGTSGSGKTTLLRLINGWVPFDQGNLYLFGNRINPGDFRRRTIRRRIGFIFQAFHLVERATVYENILWGRLGWQGSLKSLLLGFNDQDHLRTNQAIQDVNLEPYALQRVSSLSGGQQQRVGIARALVQEPDLILADEPVSNLDPNTAAEIMSLLENACRQRNVTLIMALHQPELAKLHANRIVELNGGLIVKDRENHAHSISYQALKETVEVFPEKDIHEA; encoded by the coding sequence TTGAGTAGAAACAGCCCTGTTCAAAAACATAGTCCCATAGTCCCCGAAATAGGTCGCGACATTTCTGCCCCAGATGGAGCTCCCGTCGTATCGCTATTAGGAGGTGTTTCTGTCAATTACCCGAATAGCTCTTTTGGCATGACTCTTCCTGACCTGACTATCACGCAAGGCGAGAGGGTCGCTCTCGTCGGAACCAGTGGCTCCGGCAAAACGACCCTCTTGCGACTCATTAACGGGTGGGTACCTTTTGATCAAGGCAACCTCTATCTTTTTGGAAATCGAATAAACCCAGGTGATTTTCGTCGACGTACAATTCGTCGACGTATCGGTTTCATTTTTCAGGCATTCCACCTTGTGGAACGAGCAACAGTGTATGAAAACATATTGTGGGGACGGCTAGGTTGGCAGGGAAGCCTTAAAAGTTTACTTCTCGGGTTTAATGATCAGGATCATTTAAGGACTAATCAGGCAATCCAGGATGTCAACTTAGAACCCTACGCCCTCCAACGCGTCAGCAGCCTTTCTGGTGGCCAACAACAGAGAGTGGGGATTGCCCGAGCACTTGTTCAGGAACCTGATCTTATCCTTGCTGATGAACCAGTTAGTAATCTTGACCCAAATACAGCAGCAGAAATCATGTCTCTCCTAGAAAATGCCTGTCGGCAAAGGAATGTTACTTTGATCATGGCTTTACATCAACCCGAACTAGCTAAACTTCATGCTAATCGTATCGTCGAACTAAATGGCGGGCTCATCGTAAAAGACAGAGAAAATCACGCTCACTCAATCTCTTACCAGGCGCTAAAGGAAACCGTTGAGGTCTTTCCCGAAAAGGATATACATGAAGCCTGA
- a CDS encoding phosphonate ABC transporter substrate-binding protein translates to MPKLLKASFLITTLITIMSLVTAQSTLTLAFIPQENPEKLLGDIAKITHYLESELDLDVRGFVSQDHAAAVEAMRNGEADISFMGGLPYVLAHDQIGVKVILGEIYRGSPVYRGRIFVRKDSGIINLEQLRNKTIAFADPISESGYLYPLDVFTQAGLIDPEENPTRFFDAVFFAGGYQQAIQAMANGFVDAAGVSQFAELLLTPEQLEKVDWIAESDLIPSHSVVARQDLDPDLLARFTEAMLQLNEPDYQHLLQYVYGHDGYVKVTDSTYDSVRELARKYGYLE, encoded by the coding sequence ATGCCTAAACTCCTTAAGGCCTCTTTCCTAATAACCACATTAATAACCATTATGAGTCTAGTTACTGCTCAATCGACACTAACGCTGGCCTTTATTCCTCAGGAGAATCCTGAGAAGCTGCTAGGTGATATTGCAAAGATTACGCACTACCTTGAGTCCGAGCTTGATTTAGACGTCCGAGGATTTGTCTCACAGGACCACGCTGCGGCTGTTGAAGCTATGCGTAACGGCGAGGCCGACATTTCTTTTATGGGAGGCCTACCTTACGTACTGGCCCACGATCAGATAGGGGTCAAAGTGATCCTTGGGGAAATTTATCGTGGGAGCCCAGTGTATAGAGGCAGAATTTTTGTACGCAAAGACAGTGGGATTATTAATCTAGAGCAGTTACGCAATAAAACCATTGCTTTTGCTGATCCGATATCTGAGTCAGGGTACCTCTACCCTCTTGATGTCTTCACTCAAGCTGGCCTTATTGACCCAGAAGAAAATCCGACGAGATTCTTTGATGCTGTTTTCTTCGCTGGTGGTTATCAGCAGGCTATTCAGGCCATGGCTAATGGCTTTGTCGATGCAGCGGGAGTAAGCCAGTTCGCTGAGCTCCTACTAACCCCTGAGCAATTAGAGAAAGTGGACTGGATTGCAGAATCAGATTTGATCCCGTCTCATAGTGTTGTCGCGCGACAAGACTTAGACCCGGATTTACTTGCTCGCTTCACCGAGGCGATGTTGCAACTTAACGAACCTGATTACCAACATCTACTGCAATACGTATATGGGCATGACGGCTACGTAAAGGTAACCGATTCCACATACGACTCCGTCCGGGAGTTAGCCCGGAAGTACGGTTACCTTGAGTAG
- a CDS encoding cytochrome C yields the protein MAKAWAWLCQQHLSRVLTTLCAMFLLSTTVVALAHIARDTPWHPAAASYRRAVFFLNLAPIDWLTVANEYQGTVSDLGYGNGSVLDLFEQVGSPYAGSLLEAIASRDPQAFFEVTTRSTSHLIRHTLSLAESKLEYPGTALPDVLNAQRIFRAFGQDFLQELDPVSHKQLGISWLTLTNSVGSAGVAGIGTVEAQAEAFHKASNVIKDYLLANYEPASFADRVTFAPVPETILGSVDSSAFPTVLPPGTDLNDQDPLPLLRLNFEAKGHDEIDLPLVAFGDMLFDSPEIFGEPARSIGITCSTCHNRSDINRRAFIPGISHQPGAFDVDGAFFNSIFNDQRRDSLDTPSLRGLRFTGPYGRDGRFSSLRDFTRNVIVNEFSGEEPTPFMLDALIAYLQEFDFLPNSLINPDGSLTDLASESARRGEVIFQTPFDGFNGNSCASCHMPNSAFKDGQVHDIGTGRETSDAPGTDSEVSFDGFFETPTLLNSAFTFPYMHNGSLATLRDVANWFNDTNSLDLNDGQLTDLTSYLNAIGGADNPYEIFDSSNTVFKLAWSELTTFATTLDTILIPRQDKFHALLLIKTVAPDLRADATSLVDLDQAPLVYEVADALDAVMEAILINDWQRASNAYQLYSDLVERYGPELK from the coding sequence ATGGCTAAAGCTTGGGCCTGGCTTTGTCAACAACATCTTTCTAGAGTTCTCACTACTCTCTGCGCTATGTTCTTGCTGTCAACAACGGTAGTGGCTTTGGCTCACATTGCTCGAGATACTCCCTGGCACCCAGCGGCTGCAAGCTACCGAAGAGCGGTGTTCTTCCTTAACCTTGCGCCGATAGACTGGTTGACTGTTGCAAACGAATACCAGGGTACTGTGAGTGATCTCGGTTACGGCAATGGGAGTGTTCTTGACCTTTTCGAGCAAGTAGGGAGTCCCTATGCTGGCAGTCTGCTTGAGGCTATTGCCTCCCGAGACCCTCAAGCCTTTTTCGAGGTCACAACCCGTTCTACCTCCCACCTGATCCGTCATACCCTATCGCTAGCTGAGTCAAAACTAGAATATCCTGGGACAGCATTACCTGACGTCCTTAATGCTCAAAGGATCTTCCGGGCTTTTGGCCAAGACTTCCTTCAGGAACTTGATCCCGTTTCACACAAACAGCTTGGGATCTCTTGGCTTACTTTGACCAATAGCGTTGGAAGTGCAGGAGTGGCTGGCATTGGAACCGTAGAGGCTCAGGCAGAAGCTTTCCACAAAGCTAGCAACGTTATCAAAGACTACCTCTTAGCTAATTACGAACCTGCCTCCTTCGCTGATCGCGTGACATTTGCCCCCGTTCCTGAAACAATTCTTGGATCAGTTGATTCAAGCGCCTTCCCTACCGTGTTACCACCTGGGACGGATCTAAACGACCAGGATCCCCTACCACTCTTGCGCCTTAACTTTGAAGCGAAGGGTCATGACGAAATAGACTTACCACTAGTAGCATTCGGCGACATGCTGTTTGACTCGCCAGAAATTTTTGGGGAACCCGCACGGTCTATTGGGATCACCTGTTCGACCTGTCACAATCGGAGCGACATTAACCGACGAGCTTTCATCCCGGGGATCAGTCACCAACCAGGTGCTTTTGACGTGGACGGAGCATTTTTTAATAGCATTTTCAATGACCAGCGCAGAGATTCCTTGGATACGCCGAGTCTCCGTGGACTTCGCTTCACAGGTCCTTACGGACGCGACGGCCGTTTCAGCAGTCTCCGTGACTTCACTCGGAACGTCATAGTTAATGAGTTTTCTGGTGAGGAGCCCACTCCCTTCATGCTCGATGCGCTAATCGCTTACTTACAGGAATTCGATTTCCTACCAAATAGTCTGATTAACCCTGATGGCAGCCTTACCGATTTGGCTTCTGAATCTGCACGGCGCGGAGAAGTAATATTCCAAACCCCGTTTGACGGTTTTAACGGAAACTCCTGTGCATCGTGCCATATGCCTAACTCGGCCTTCAAGGATGGTCAAGTGCACGATATTGGTACTGGGAGAGAAACTAGTGATGCTCCAGGTACTGATTCGGAGGTCTCATTTGATGGTTTCTTTGAAACTCCGACCCTATTAAACAGTGCCTTCACTTTCCCCTATATGCATAATGGTTCTCTAGCGACCTTGCGTGACGTAGCAAATTGGTTCAACGACACTAACAGCCTAGATTTAAACGACGGACAGCTCACGGATCTTACCTCTTACCTGAATGCGATTGGTGGTGCTGACAACCCGTACGAGATATTTGATTCCAGCAACACCGTATTCAAACTTGCTTGGTCTGAACTAACGACCTTTGCGACAACGCTTGATACTATTCTAATTCCACGACAGGACAAGTTTCATGCTCTCCTCCTCATTAAGACAGTAGCTCCAGATCTTCGAGCCGACGCCACGAGCTTAGTCGATCTTGACCAAGCACCATTAGTTTATGAAGTGGCAGATGCCCTTGACGCTGTAATGGAGGCAATTTTAATTAATGATTGGCAAAGAGCTTCCAATGCTTATCAACTCTATTCCGACTTGGTGGAGCGTTACGGGCCGGAGCTTAAATGA
- a CDS encoding beta-ketoacyl-ACP reductase: protein MLRRERAMILEGKTALVTGGGHGIGRGLCLALAKEGAKVVINYSRDDDAASWTKSLIEQDDGTAVLVKADVGYTDQCQELVEKSNQAFGHIDILISNAGIGQQSKIVDCPDEEWDRVMNVNLKATFVLARGLMPGMIDREFGRIVTISSNSAATGTAGASFVPYATSKGALETLTKGIAVEGAPWITANAISPGGTSRQIASERGEEWPPPPAMDDKFFLGRRVLLNRIGTPEDVAGAMLFLVSDSGCFVTGQNLHVSGGVVM from the coding sequence ATGTTAAGGAGGGAACGCGCGATGATTCTTGAGGGTAAAACAGCTTTAGTAACCGGTGGTGGTCACGGCATAGGTCGGGGTCTCTGTCTTGCCCTGGCCAAAGAGGGTGCCAAGGTCGTGATTAACTATTCGCGGGATGATGACGCTGCTTCGTGGACTAAAAGCTTAATAGAACAGGATGATGGTACAGCTGTGCTTGTCAAGGCCGATGTAGGCTACACAGACCAGTGTCAGGAACTAGTTGAAAAATCTAACCAGGCGTTTGGACACATCGATATTTTAATTAGCAACGCTGGTATTGGACAACAAAGTAAAATAGTGGATTGCCCCGATGAGGAATGGGACCGCGTAATGAACGTAAATCTGAAAGCCACATTTGTTCTCGCACGAGGTCTAATGCCCGGCATGATTGATCGAGAATTTGGGCGAATTGTAACAATCTCATCTAATAGCGCTGCCACAGGGACCGCTGGAGCTTCTTTTGTACCGTACGCTACCTCTAAAGGTGCACTGGAAACACTTACAAAAGGAATCGCTGTAGAGGGCGCTCCTTGGATAACCGCCAATGCGATCTCACCAGGAGGCACCTCTCGTCAAATTGCCTCAGAGCGGGGCGAAGAATGGCCCCCACCACCAGCGATGGATGACAAGTTTTTCCTAGGTAGGCGTGTCCTACTGAATCGCATCGGAACCCCGGAAGACGTTGCTGGAGCCATGTTGTTCCTAGTATCGGACTCTGGTTGTTTCGTTACCGGCCAGAATTTGCATGTCAGTGGTGGCGTGGTGATGTAA
- a CDS encoding ABC transporter encodes MIPNNRSKEKPIIQATGLTKYYGEHLAVDDITFSVRQGEILGLLGPNGAGKSTTIRMITGYLRPTGGKITVAGNDILEEPLVTKQSIGYLPESAPVYPEMLAYEYLRYVARIRNVPGEQISDEIRRVAGLCGLNPVMHQAFTELSRGYRQRVGLAHAIIGDPEILILDEPTSGLDPNQIVEIRSFIKDIGKEKTVIFSSHILSEVEAICDRIVIIHQGKIAADSSPAALKRSMRGNMVLVVTLVNARFPDVQAGLAALSGVSNVERVTDQGSASDGSLTVRIVCNEESRREVYRRIRSADWIIMELRVEQNSMEDAFREFTGHSRVKGKINGR; translated from the coding sequence ATGATACCCAATAATAGAAGTAAAGAAAAACCAATAATACAAGCGACCGGACTAACAAAGTATTACGGTGAGCATCTTGCTGTTGACGATATTACGTTTTCTGTGCGACAAGGGGAGATACTAGGGTTATTGGGTCCAAATGGTGCCGGCAAGAGTACAACTATAAGAATGATAACGGGTTACTTACGACCCACTGGCGGCAAAATTACTGTTGCGGGTAATGACATTTTGGAAGAGCCACTTGTTACCAAGCAATCGATAGGTTATCTTCCTGAGTCAGCTCCGGTATACCCAGAAATGCTGGCCTATGAATATTTGCGCTATGTTGCGCGAATTCGCAACGTCCCAGGAGAACAAATTTCGGATGAAATTAGAAGAGTAGCTGGTCTGTGTGGTTTGAATCCTGTTATGCACCAGGCGTTCACCGAGCTTTCTCGTGGGTACCGTCAGCGTGTTGGTCTAGCGCATGCAATAATCGGTGACCCCGAAATTCTTATTCTTGACGAGCCAACTTCAGGGCTCGACCCCAACCAGATTGTTGAGATCCGGTCTTTCATCAAGGACATTGGTAAAGAGAAGACTGTCATTTTCTCGAGTCACATTTTAAGTGAAGTGGAAGCAATCTGTGACCGAATAGTGATCATCCACCAAGGCAAGATTGCAGCTGATAGCTCACCAGCAGCGCTTAAACGTTCTATGCGTGGCAACATGGTACTTGTTGTTACTCTCGTAAATGCTCGGTTTCCAGACGTTCAAGCTGGCCTCGCAGCTTTGTCTGGCGTTTCAAACGTTGAGCGCGTAACCGATCAGGGTTCTGCGAGTGATGGGTCTCTTACCGTTCGAATTGTGTGTAACGAGGAATCACGACGAGAGGTATATCGCCGGATTCGTTCAGCTGATTGGATCATCATGGAACTTAGGGTCGAGCAGAACTCAATGGAAGATGCGTTCCGGGAGTTTACTGGCCATAGTCGCGTTAAGGGGAAAATTAATGGGCGTTAA
- a CDS encoding oxidoreductase: MSYQREFERRLRVGIVGLGGHTYRNLLPAMHFLPVELVSFCDVDLDLAKRTASEYGVPSCYANAGEMYANEELDAVFMAVSPQLHPELVCQALEASLHVWTEKPPAARSSEVEAMIASRGDRVAVVGYKKAFAPATRKVLDLLSDKEIGPLEGLTAEYRMHLDADANEKLQGRKTMNWLANGCHPLSLMVAVGGDVDAVTMHLSKNRSGVCVLEFSSGAIGTLNLVSANWSYERYAFWGKKYITVDNGLTVSLWRGVPLAYGRTTDFAPSGTDTGTVVWEPQNAYATLENQALFTQGFYNEMRYFCECVLENRPAEEGTLEFAHTIMKIYEAGIMSEGARIQLT; encoded by the coding sequence GTGAGCTACCAGAGGGAATTCGAACGCCGTTTACGAGTCGGTATTGTTGGTCTGGGCGGACACACCTATAGAAATTTGTTGCCTGCGATGCATTTCTTGCCAGTCGAATTGGTGTCCTTTTGCGACGTTGACTTGGATTTAGCAAAACGTACAGCAAGTGAGTACGGCGTACCATCCTGCTACGCTAATGCTGGTGAAATGTACGCGAACGAGGAGCTTGATGCTGTTTTTATGGCTGTTTCGCCACAATTGCATCCTGAATTAGTATGCCAAGCTTTGGAAGCCAGTCTTCATGTTTGGACGGAGAAGCCTCCAGCTGCTAGATCTTCGGAAGTAGAGGCCATGATTGCTAGTCGAGGTGATCGTGTTGCAGTGGTGGGGTACAAGAAGGCTTTTGCACCAGCAACCCGAAAGGTACTCGACTTATTGTCCGACAAAGAAATCGGGCCTCTAGAAGGACTTACTGCTGAGTATCGAATGCATCTTGACGCGGATGCTAATGAAAAACTACAAGGACGAAAGACGATGAACTGGCTGGCGAACGGTTGTCATCCACTGTCGCTAATGGTTGCTGTAGGAGGAGACGTCGATGCTGTCACTATGCACCTCAGTAAAAACCGGAGTGGTGTGTGTGTACTTGAATTTAGCAGTGGCGCGATAGGTACGCTTAATTTGGTTTCAGCCAACTGGAGTTACGAACGGTACGCTTTTTGGGGCAAGAAGTACATCACGGTTGATAATGGTCTTACCGTTTCACTTTGGCGGGGTGTCCCCCTAGCTTACGGTCGGACCACGGATTTTGCGCCTTCAGGAACTGATACTGGCACGGTAGTTTGGGAACCGCAGAATGCATACGCCACGCTCGAGAACCAGGCTCTCTTCACACAGGGCTTTTATAATGAAATGCGATATTTTTGTGAATGCGTTCTCGAGAATAGGCCTGCCGAGGAAGGGACACTAGAATTCGCACACACCATAATGAAAATCTATGAAGCAGGGATCATGTCAGAAGGTGCGAGAATTCAATTAACCTGA
- a CDS encoding phytanoyl-CoA dioxygenase: MDFGTGFVESNDIFNDARELRQRADRDGYLFFKGIVNKEAALSARRDIATVLQEEGWIDEGTDPLHAITHHEAVVSGMDEFKAVYDRVQRIESFHTLAFDPSILKVIESLLGQEVLLQPSNIARFIFPSLLEHTTPPHQDFPLIQGTERIWTTWVPLGDCPHSLGGLSVLSGSHKGGVLPISRSLGAGGQRAHFEKIGGEWVTSPLEVGDVLFFYSLTVHKGLPNRSEDRLRLSADFRFQPAADPVMNLVLNPHQGRITWDQVYESWESDEYQYHWNKFDLTVVEKDPVSFEEE; encoded by the coding sequence ATGGATTTTGGAACGGGTTTCGTAGAGTCCAATGATATCTTTAATGACGCCAGAGAGTTGCGCCAGCGGGCTGATCGAGATGGTTATCTTTTCTTTAAGGGAATCGTAAATAAAGAGGCTGCTCTTTCAGCACGTCGTGACATTGCTACAGTCTTGCAGGAGGAGGGTTGGATTGATGAAGGTACCGACCCGCTTCATGCCATTACCCATCATGAAGCGGTGGTGTCAGGCATGGATGAATTTAAGGCTGTCTACGATCGAGTGCAACGGATTGAGTCGTTCCACACGCTTGCTTTTGACCCGAGTATCCTAAAAGTCATTGAGAGCCTTCTTGGACAGGAAGTACTTCTACAACCTAGTAACATTGCGCGCTTTATTTTCCCGTCCCTGCTTGAGCACACTACTCCGCCGCACCAGGATTTTCCGCTGATTCAGGGTACCGAACGGATTTGGACAACCTGGGTACCTCTTGGTGATTGCCCCCACTCTTTAGGTGGCCTGAGTGTATTGAGCGGCTCACACAAGGGTGGTGTTTTGCCGATATCCCGCTCCCTTGGCGCTGGTGGCCAGAGAGCCCATTTTGAGAAGATTGGTGGCGAGTGGGTGACGAGTCCTCTCGAGGTTGGTGACGTGCTGTTTTTTTATAGCCTCACGGTGCACAAGGGCTTGCCGAACAGATCTGAAGACCGCCTGCGACTGTCGGCTGACTTCCGTTTCCAGCCTGCTGCAGATCCCGTAATGAACCTGGTGTTAAATCCACATCAAGGTCGGATCACCTGGGACCAGGTTTACGAAAGTTGGGAGTCAGACGAGTACCAATATCACTGGAACAAGTTTGACCTAACAGTGGTAGAAAAAGATCCCGTAAGCTTTGAGGAGGAGTAA